Genomic segment of Saprospiraceae bacterium:
AGGCAATAAGTTCCAGAACTGCTAATGGTTAGTATCTTACTGGTGTCTCCAGTTGACCAACTAAATTTTGCATACGGGCCACCATCCAGGCGAGTGGTTTGTCCTGAGCATACAAAATAAAATCCATCGATAACCGGCTTAAGAGTTTCAGTAAAACTAATTTTGATTTCATCCTTATTAATACAGTAACCGTTACTTACTTCTCTACTGATTACAAAAACTCCAAATGAATCTACGGATATTTTAGTTTGATCACTCAAAGGGTTTTCGAATGAAACCTTACCCGGTCCACTTACTTTTTTCCATACTCCGGTAGCATAATTTCCAAAACTGGAGATCGAACCCTCAAATCCACAAAAACTTAAATCCGGACCAGCAGAAACCAAAGGTCTTGCATGAAATTTCACCGGTTGGTAATTTGAAAAACTCAAACAGGGATGATTGTAATTAACATCGCGATTGGGCAAGGCCCGTCCTACCACCCGTGAAACGTAATATTGAATTTCAAATTTGAATTTGGCAGGATCAAATGGAAATAATCCATTGGTACTTGTTTTAAGTATAGAGGCTTTTGGGTTGATTGGATTTGAAAATAATATATAAACTCCAACATCTCCCGGATCTTGAATTTCAGGTCCACTAAATTTTACAGTAAAATTCTGACCTTCACATATATGAATTGAATCTGTTGGCATGGCCCCCGCTTGCGAATTGCAACCACAATTTTCAGTACCGCTAAAACTTGCTGTACAACCTCTGGAATCCGTGATTTCAAAATCATAGCCGGAACGACATAAAAAAGTATCCGAAACAAAACTTGAAGTAACTGAATCAATTTTACCGCGACCCTTGGTGACACTATAAGGCGGTACACCTCCATTCACTTTAAAACTAACAGAATATGCAGAATCAACTTTAATTTTATGAATGAGTTCATCACTTAATGTTAAAGCCGGAGTAATCTGAAAAACCAAAAACGAACTGTTTGTGGTATCGCATATGCTGATTGCTTTTACTTTTAATTGATAAATTGCCGGTTTAAGATTTTGTATGTTTATAAAACTGTCAGTCGTTGTTTGAAACAGGGTATCATTGATAAACCATAAATATCCGGAGGCTCCGGTAACGCGTTTAATTGAAAATATATGATCCTGATTGTCTGGACAAAAAGATTGATCTCCGTTAATCATTCCGGGTTCTTCCAATTCAAAATTCTTTTTGCCAATTCTAACTTTTATTAAATAATCACACAAATCACCCATGCAACCATTTAATACCAAACTATATTTATCGCCAATTTTAAAATTAGTCCCACCAATTTTAAAATGCACTTCATGGCAGGTAGGTGTACATGATATGATATTTGCAGGATCTCCACCACAGCTTGACCAAATGGCAGCTTGCATTCCAATAAATTCTTCACCGTTTACTTCAATTCCTAAACAATTCATAGGAAAAATTTCAAATTCAATGGTATCTGATGGTGCAACAAATGAAAGCCATCTGGCATTTGTAGTGAATCCAGAAGAATCACAAAGAAAAACCTGTGAATTCGTATCTTTTACTGCAAGGGTACCACAATAACTATTTAAACCAAGTGTACTGCAAAATTCAGGTGCATCTTTACAAGAACGGGACGCCAGAGGTTTATCACATTGAGAAGGATTGTAAACAACGACACGAAACGGTGCAATTTCCAATTCAAAATCTGTTATGATTGGATTAGTTATGCGTCCACTGTAATAACCCTCATCGGATTCCGAAACCTGAATCAGTTCATAGGTATTTCGGTTGCTGATATAAACAATGCTGGTATCCTTAAACCATTTAAAATTATTATCTGACAAACCTGGATCAACACCTGTATTAATCACATAAGTATTTCCAGAAGGAACAAAAATTACAGAATCTAATTCTATAGGATCTTGTGGTTTAAATGAATAATAATATCTTTTATGAATTTTACTTAATGGGATTAAGTCATCAAACGTAAATTTATTTCCGTAAATAACAAATCCAAAGGGTAATTGATTTCCCCAGGTGGTTACAGTGCTATAATCCGGAATTTGATCAAATCCATTATTTTCAAGCCTTAGACTATTTAAAGGTGCAGCACGTAAATCAGGTACTAATCCAACAAAAAAATTATCACTAAACCAAGCATGATTCAATTTCGTCATGCTGCTAAAAGAAGCTGGCAATTCGCCCGTTAATAGGTTTTGGTTTAAATACAATTCTGTAAGATTAACCAATTGACCCAATGCAGAAGGAACAACTCCTTCCAATTTATTTTGATGAAGATCTAAAATAGATAGTTTGGTTAAAAATCTCAATGAAACCGGAATCGTTCCAGATAATTCATTAAAACTCAGATTTAATAAAATGAGGTTCAATAAATTTCCCAAACTGGAAGGAATGCTTCCATTAAAATTATTTTTTGCAAGTGCTAAAAATCTTAAAGAACCCAAATTTCCTAATTCAGTCGGAATCTCTCCATTGAAAAGATTATCTTCCAGAGCGAGATCTTCTAAACTCGATAAATTGCCAATACTGGATGGAAGATTTCCAGATAATTTATTTCCAAATAAATGAAGCAGTCGCAAGCCACTTAAATTTCCTAAACTGAAAGGAATCTCTCCTTCAATATTGTTGTTGGGAAGATTGATGCTCTGAACACAACCCATGGCATTTAAACTTACCCCAAACCATTGGCTCATAGGCGTATTTAATTGCCAGGTATTACTCCAATTCAGTCCACCAGCCGCATTGTAAAATTCAACGAGAATCAAGGAATCCTCTTGCCGGTTGCATGCACAAGCCATTGTAGATTCAGCGGATACATTTCCTTTCTGTACTGAAACAGGGAATGACCAACAAGCCATTAACCAATAAAAAAGCGTAACAATCTGCATTTATTTATGACGAAACTAATTCCAATGATTTCAAGGTATTAATAACTTAAGCAAGCCTTAATTGAGTAAATTTAATTAGAATATTCAACACGCAAGCCAAATTTTCTATTGAACTTGTCTAAAATGTCAATCAGTTGAATAGGTCTTGAGATCTAAAAATTAAGGTACTATATAAATAAATATATTATTTAATATATATTATATTGATTTATAATTAATTAAATTTCAATATTCAATTAGGAACCCCGTATTGATTTAGATTCTAAAGCTTAAAAAGGCTAATAGGCCTTGCTGGAATTTCGAACAGAAGAAAATTAGAACTTCATTGAATTTGACTGTCAAAAGCTCGAGTCACGGATGCAATTTGCTCCGTAAAAGCAACCTATTGGGCATTGTAGGTTGAAGAAATCAATTATACCATAAATTGACTTCGGGCTCCAAATGCAGACCAAACTTCAAATAAACATCCTCTTGAATTTTATTTGCCAATTGAAGGATATCCTCTCCGGTAGCCTTTCCTAAATTGATTAATACCAATGCCTGTTTTTCATAACATGCGGCCTGATTCATCCGTTTGCCTTTCCACCCACATTGTTCAATAAGCCATCCAGATGAAAGTTTAACCAATCCTGTATGGTCAGGGTAACCCGGCATTTCGGGAAATTTAGATTTTAATTCATCAAACTGAATTTGGGGAATAGAACTGTT
This window contains:
- a CDS encoding T9SS type A sorting domain-containing protein, with translation MQIVTLFYWLMACWSFPVSVQKGNVSAESTMACACNRQEDSLILVEFYNAAGGLNWSNTWQLNTPMSQWFGVSLNAMGCVQSINLPNNNIEGEIPFSLGNLSGLRLLHLFGNKLSGNLPSSIGNLSSLEDLALEDNLFNGEIPTELGNLGSLRFLALAKNNFNGSIPSSLGNLLNLILLNLSFNELSGTIPVSLRFLTKLSILDLHQNKLEGVVPSALGQLVNLTELYLNQNLLTGELPASFSSMTKLNHAWFSDNFFVGLVPDLRAAPLNSLRLENNGFDQIPDYSTVTTWGNQLPFGFVIYGNKFTFDDLIPLSKIHKRYYYSFKPQDPIELDSVIFVPSGNTYVINTGVDPGLSDNNFKWFKDTSIVYISNRNTYELIQVSESDEGYYSGRITNPIITDFELEIAPFRVVVYNPSQCDKPLASRSCKDAPEFCSTLGLNSYCGTLAVKDTNSQVFLCDSSGFTTNARWLSFVAPSDTIEFEIFPMNCLGIEVNGEEFIGMQAAIWSSCGGDPANIISCTPTCHEVHFKIGGTNFKIGDKYSLVLNGCMGDLCDYLIKVRIGKKNFELEEPGMINGDQSFCPDNQDHIFSIKRVTGASGYLWFINDTLFQTTTDSFINIQNLKPAIYQLKVKAISICDTTNSSFLVFQITPALTLSDELIHKIKVDSAYSVSFKVNGGVPPYSVTKGRGKIDSVTSSFVSDTFLCRSGYDFEITDSRGCTASFSGTENCGCNSQAGAMPTDSIHICEGQNFTVKFSGPEIQDPGDVGVYILFSNPINPKASILKTSTNGLFPFDPAKFKFEIQYYVSRVVGRALPNRDVNYNHPCLSFSNYQPVKFHARPLVSAGPDLSFCGFEGSISSFGNYATGVWKKVSGPGKVSFENPLSDQTKISVDSFGVFVISREVSNGYCINKDEIKISFTETLKPVIDGFYFVCSGQTTRLDGGPYAKFSWSTGDTSKILTISSSGTYCLTVTDISGCTGSTCIAVSNSTAPSPVLIGPDTVCTGDIKFIQLSQTFLAYKWNTNDSTGILPIDTGGTYCVTVTGSNGCLGTDCIFVGSKSRAYSVRFDTVCFGETFSLNGQFFDQPGIHDVIIDGGAGNSCDSVVRVHLSWWPQIIVKDTTIIKDDGTNSGAISIVINGGSPPYNYLWSNGSRSSIITNLRTGSYSVVVTDSRNCKASFVFNVPRLTAVDQYTIKKKLVTVFPNPMRVNQQLIVRNESGLGNLFINIYSLDGSLFYKTEWLTRKNQDLLQLDVSMPAGVYFVKVFNSENSSEVQRLVIQN